A genomic segment from Frateuria edaphi encodes:
- the rapA gene encoding RNA polymerase-associated protein RapA produces the protein MFVPGQRWISTAEPELGLGTVLRVEGRGVQVLFAKAGVLRPYAADSAPLVRAEFRPGQRVAGKGLAFLVERVEIKEDLLIYRGEGRELHEGQLDDEQSVSQADDRLVGGRTDTVAQFDLRLEGLRRRAQARRSPTWGLEASRIGLVPHQLRVAGIAASRRPPRVLLADEVGLGKTIEAGMILARQLATGRASRVLVLLPDTLVYQWFVELLRRFNLSFAIYDEERCEALEQSGDGRNPFEDEQLVIADFRFLEENPKRARELVEAEWDLLIVDEAHHLAWTPDAASPRYTLVEQLAAKTPGVILLTATPEQLGRSGHFARLRLLDPQRYHDLDVYLAEAERFQALSPIADRLQSGEPLDDAQRDALREIFAGDAGLLAQLDGTGTPASARDLLDALIDRHGTGRAMFRNRRAGIGGFPRRVPEWQLIDADALDENARQVLLAEFHADIQQPAPALELEYANDPRLEALVTLLDAHPQDKFLLICRSQAKVLALEEALRTRTGAGIARFHEGLGIVQRDRNAAYFAQPDGARLLLCSEIGSEGRNFQFAHRLILWDLPLDPDLLEQRIGRLDRIGQVHDIAIHILAVQDSAQHVLARWYDEGIDAFRSSPADGRELLRRYGEPLVQLAAEHARNADSRDQELDALIADTRATHEELAALIRAGRDHLLELAASRDPHADELGQAFRREDVDPSRDAYVQRLLEAFGIHAEELGGNVLLLDPQYLSTDALPGFAEGPVSATFARDVALAREELPLLRFDHPLVQGALDLALSGEQGNAAFMVDDALPPRSALLQAVFLLECVADRALDAERFLPALPLVVTIDTRLAERAGFEPSEAAVRKAADRNIEVPRYRKFLAKLVPPMLEKAEAIAGQRAQEHIAEAVAQATAELDAELARLRALREVNPSINPAEIATLAAERQALLGALPQSRLRLDAVRFVASPDFLALR, from the coding sequence ATGTTCGTACCTGGTCAACGCTGGATCTCCACCGCCGAACCCGAACTGGGCCTGGGCACCGTCCTGCGGGTGGAGGGCCGCGGCGTGCAGGTGCTCTTCGCCAAGGCCGGCGTGCTGCGCCCCTACGCGGCCGACTCCGCGCCGCTGGTACGCGCCGAATTCCGCCCCGGCCAGCGCGTGGCTGGCAAGGGCCTGGCCTTCCTGGTCGAGCGGGTGGAGATCAAGGAAGACCTCCTGATCTACCGCGGCGAGGGCCGCGAGCTGCACGAAGGCCAGCTCGATGACGAGCAGAGCGTGAGCCAGGCCGACGATCGCCTGGTCGGCGGACGCACGGATACCGTGGCGCAATTCGACCTGCGCCTCGAGGGCCTGCGCCGCCGCGCCCAGGCGCGCCGCTCGCCGACCTGGGGCCTGGAAGCATCACGCATCGGCCTGGTGCCTCACCAGCTGCGCGTTGCCGGCATCGCCGCTTCGCGCCGCCCGCCTCGCGTCCTGCTGGCCGATGAAGTGGGTCTGGGAAAAACCATCGAGGCGGGCATGATCCTCGCCCGCCAGCTCGCCACCGGCCGCGCCTCGCGCGTGCTGGTGTTGCTGCCGGACACGCTCGTGTACCAGTGGTTCGTCGAGCTGTTGCGCCGCTTCAACCTGAGCTTCGCGATCTATGACGAGGAACGCTGCGAGGCGCTGGAGCAGTCCGGCGACGGGCGCAATCCGTTCGAGGACGAGCAACTGGTCATCGCCGACTTCCGCTTCCTGGAGGAAAACCCCAAGCGCGCGAGAGAGCTGGTGGAAGCGGAGTGGGACCTGCTGATCGTCGACGAAGCGCACCACCTGGCCTGGACGCCCGATGCGGCCAGCCCGCGCTACACGCTGGTCGAACAGCTGGCGGCAAAGACGCCTGGCGTGATCCTGCTTACCGCCACGCCCGAGCAGCTCGGCCGCAGTGGCCACTTCGCCCGCCTGCGTCTGCTCGATCCGCAGCGCTACCACGATCTGGACGTCTATCTGGCCGAAGCCGAGCGCTTCCAGGCGCTCTCGCCGATTGCAGACCGACTGCAATCCGGCGAGCCGCTCGACGACGCCCAGCGCGACGCACTGCGCGAGATCTTCGCCGGCGACGCGGGCCTGCTCGCGCAGCTGGATGGCACCGGCACGCCGGCTTCCGCGCGCGACCTGCTCGACGCATTGATCGACCGCCATGGCACCGGCCGCGCGATGTTCCGCAATCGCCGCGCCGGCATCGGCGGCTTCCCGCGCCGCGTGCCCGAGTGGCAACTGATCGATGCCGACGCGCTGGACGAGAACGCCCGCCAGGTGCTGCTGGCCGAATTCCACGCCGACATCCAGCAGCCGGCGCCGGCGCTCGAACTGGAATACGCGAACGACCCCCGCCTGGAGGCGCTGGTAACCCTCCTCGACGCACACCCGCAGGACAAGTTCCTGCTGATCTGCCGCAGCCAGGCCAAGGTCCTGGCGCTGGAGGAAGCGCTGCGTACCCGCACCGGCGCGGGCATCGCGCGCTTCCATGAAGGCCTGGGCATCGTGCAGCGCGACCGCAACGCCGCCTACTTCGCGCAGCCCGATGGCGCGCGCCTGCTGCTCTGTTCGGAGATCGGTTCGGAAGGACGCAACTTCCAGTTCGCGCACCGGTTGATCCTGTGGGACCTGCCGCTGGATCCGGACCTGCTCGAACAGCGCATCGGCCGCCTGGACCGCATCGGCCAGGTCCACGACATCGCCATCCACATCCTCGCCGTCCAGGACAGTGCGCAACACGTACTCGCGCGCTGGTACGACGAGGGCATCGATGCGTTCCGTTCCAGCCCCGCCGACGGGCGCGAGCTGCTGCGCCGCTACGGCGAGCCGCTGGTGCAACTGGCCGCCGAACATGCGCGCAACGCCGACAGCCGCGACCAGGAACTGGATGCGCTGATCGCCGACACCCGCGCCACGCACGAGGAACTGGCCGCGCTGATCCGCGCCGGCCGCGACCATCTGCTGGAACTGGCCGCGAGCCGCGACCCGCATGCCGACGAACTGGGCCAGGCCTTCCGCCGCGAGGATGTCGACCCCTCGCGCGACGCCTACGTGCAACGCCTGCTGGAGGCCTTCGGCATCCACGCCGAGGAATTGGGCGGCAACGTGCTGCTGCTCGACCCGCAATACCTTTCCACTGACGCGCTGCCCGGCTTTGCCGAAGGTCCGGTGTCGGCGACCTTCGCCCGCGACGTGGCGCTGGCGCGCGAGGAGCTTCCGCTGCTGCGCTTCGACCATCCGCTGGTGCAGGGCGCGCTGGACCTCGCGCTTTCGGGCGAACAGGGCAACGCCGCGTTCATGGTCGACGACGCGCTGCCACCGCGCAGCGCGCTGCTCCAGGCCGTGTTCCTGCTCGAATGCGTGGCCGACCGGGCGCTGGACGCCGAGCGCTTCCTGCCCGCGTTGCCGCTGGTGGTCACGATCGACACGCGACTGGCCGAGCGCGCCGGTTTCGAACCCAGCGAAGCGGCCGTGCGCAAGGCGGCCGACCGCAACATCGAGGTGCCGCGCTACCGCAAGTTCCTCGCCAAGCTCGTGCCGCCGATGCTCGAGAAAGCCGAGGCCATCGCCGGCCAGCGGGCGCAGGAGCACATCGCCGAAGCCGTCGCCCAGGCAACCGCCGAACTGGATGCCGAGCTGGCCCGCCTGCGCGCACTGCGGGAGGTCAACCCGTCGATCAATCCGGCGGAAATCGCCACCCTTGCCGCCGAACGCCAGGCCCTGCTCGGCGCGCTGCCACAATCGCGCCTGCGCCTGGACGCCGTCCGCTTCGTCGCCAGCCCGGACTTCCTCGCCCTGCGCTGA
- a CDS encoding catecholate siderophore receptor Fiu, translating to MAGITSRKHPARPSALTRGMAAGLLTGLAFAAPAHAGGSDTSDPQVRDAKRLPGIEVNATRGADYRADMVDSPKFTQPLLDTPQTIGIITRDLFEQQGATTLTEALRNSPGVGTFYVGENGSTTTGDGIYMRGFDTSGSIFVDGVRDLGSISRDLFNIEQVEVTKGPDGTEYGRTAPTGAINMVTRQPILTDRASGSLAYGSSQQQRATVDLNRQIGDHSAFRLDVVGQDSGVPGRDHVRNRRWGLAPSLAFGLGTPTRVFLDALHIKQDNVPDGGIPTLGLPGYTSPDPARPHIGQAPRVDSENFYGTAQDHDRVTADMLTLIVEHEFSPDVALRNTTRWGRTHQDYLLTSFRADADNLLTPDLADPSTWAIARSLPTFKRQTNRILTDQANLTANFATGAVIHNLSTGLEVSEEKASDIDVAPLDGSTWPAANLYHPDPHVGGLRYGETGAWNTGTTDTAAVYVFDTLKFGPRWQVTAGARLDRYTTRFDSVALCGERNSPECGTLPAGTPVPGLAARIVDTLPNGKLGVLYKPAPNGSIYANFAVSQEPPGGNTLLFSSSARSADNPTLDPQRASTTEFGTKWDLLDQRLLLTAAIYRTVVRNELTQDPVDEQYYQTGRKRVQGIELGIVGRITDDWGVSAGFTTMDAKVTDGAAVSNDGSSDLAYTPRSAFTAWSTCHLPFGLTVGGGARYAGAMKRGTDGAIGTPETTGSYWVFDAMASLPVNRHVDLQLNLYNLFDRHYVAAINKSGYRYTPGTPRAAMLTANIRF from the coding sequence ATGGCAGGCATCACCAGTCGCAAGCATCCCGCCCGTCCCTCCGCGCTGACCCGCGGCATGGCCGCGGGCCTGCTCACCGGCCTAGCCTTCGCCGCGCCCGCTCACGCCGGCGGTAGTGACACCAGCGATCCGCAGGTGCGCGACGCCAAGCGTCTCCCCGGCATCGAGGTCAACGCGACGCGTGGCGCGGACTACCGGGCCGACATGGTGGACTCGCCCAAGTTCACCCAGCCGCTGCTGGACACCCCGCAGACCATCGGCATCATCACCCGCGACCTGTTCGAGCAGCAGGGCGCGACGACCTTGACCGAAGCGCTGCGCAACAGCCCGGGCGTGGGCACCTTTTACGTCGGCGAGAACGGCAGCACCACCACCGGCGACGGCATCTACATGCGCGGCTTCGATACCTCGGGAAGCATCTTCGTCGACGGCGTTCGTGACCTGGGCTCGATCTCGCGCGACCTGTTCAACATCGAACAGGTCGAAGTGACCAAGGGCCCGGACGGCACCGAATACGGCCGCACCGCGCCGACCGGCGCAATCAACATGGTCACCCGGCAGCCGATCCTCACCGATCGCGCCAGCGGCTCGCTGGCCTACGGCAGCAGCCAGCAGCAGCGCGCCACCGTCGACCTCAACCGGCAAATCGGCGACCACAGTGCGTTCCGTCTGGACGTCGTCGGCCAGGACAGCGGCGTGCCCGGCCGCGACCACGTGCGCAATCGCCGCTGGGGCTTGGCACCCTCGCTGGCGTTCGGCCTGGGCACGCCCACGCGTGTCTTCCTCGATGCGTTGCACATCAAGCAGGACAACGTGCCCGACGGCGGCATACCGACGCTCGGCCTGCCCGGCTACACCAGCCCCGATCCCGCCCGGCCGCACATCGGCCAGGCACCGCGCGTGGACAGCGAGAACTTCTACGGCACGGCGCAGGACCACGACCGCGTCACCGCGGACATGCTGACGCTGATCGTCGAACATGAGTTCAGCCCCGATGTCGCCCTGCGCAACACCACGCGCTGGGGCCGCACGCACCAGGACTACCTGCTGACGTCCTTCCGCGCCGACGCGGACAACCTGCTCACGCCGGACCTGGCCGATCCGTCGACCTGGGCCATCGCACGCAGCCTGCCGACCTTCAAGCGCCAAACCAACCGCATCCTGACCGATCAGGCCAACCTCACCGCGAACTTCGCCACGGGCGCAGTGATCCACAACCTCAGCACGGGCTTGGAAGTCAGTGAGGAGAAAGCCTCCGACATCGACGTCGCGCCGCTGGACGGAAGCACCTGGCCGGCCGCGAACCTCTATCACCCCGATCCTCACGTGGGCGGTTTGCGCTACGGCGAAACCGGCGCATGGAACACCGGCACCACCGACACCGCCGCGGTCTACGTGTTCGACACGCTGAAGTTCGGCCCGCGCTGGCAGGTCACCGCCGGCGCGCGCCTTGACCGCTACACCACCCGCTTCGACAGCGTCGCCCTTTGCGGTGAGCGCAACAGCCCCGAATGCGGCACGTTGCCGGCCGGCACGCCGGTCCCGGGCCTCGCCGCGCGCATCGTCGACACCCTGCCCAACGGCAAGCTGGGCGTGCTGTACAAGCCCGCACCCAATGGCAGCATCTACGCCAACTTCGCCGTCTCGCAGGAGCCGCCCGGCGGCAACACGCTCTTGTTCAGCAGTTCGGCGCGCAGCGCCGACAACCCGACGCTCGATCCGCAGCGGGCCAGCACCACGGAGTTTGGCACCAAGTGGGATCTGCTCGACCAGCGCCTGCTGCTCACCGCTGCCATCTACCGCACCGTGGTGCGCAACGAACTGACCCAGGATCCAGTCGACGAGCAGTACTACCAGACCGGCCGCAAGCGGGTGCAGGGCATCGAACTGGGCATCGTCGGCCGGATCACCGACGACTGGGGCGTGAGCGCCGGCTTCACCACCATGGACGCCAAGGTTACCGACGGTGCGGCAGTCAGCAACGACGGCTCCAGCGACCTGGCCTACACGCCGCGCAGCGCGTTCACCGCGTGGTCCACCTGTCACCTGCCCTTCGGCCTCACCGTCGGCGGCGGCGCGCGCTATGCGGGCGCGATGAAGCGCGGCACCGATGGCGCCATCGGCACGCCCGAGACCACGGGCTCCTATTGGGTGTTCGACGCCATGGCGAGCCTGCCGGTCAACCGCCACGTCGACCTGCAATTGAACCTCTACAACCTGTTCGACCGCCATTACGTCGCGGCCATCAACAAGAGCGGCTACCGTTACACGCCGGGCACGCCGCGCGCCGCGATGCTGACCGCGAACATCCGGTTCTAG
- a CDS encoding M13 family metallopeptidase — translation MSKQYLKPLALAVSLALSLTACGKHEAGQNPAASSSAPAAAGTTAMAGAPKSVFDVSELGAMNEACTDFDQFVNAKWVAANPIPSDRTRWGAFDKLAEDSLNTQHDIVDAAAKNAASAQAGSIQQKIGYLYASGMDEASIEKAGFDPIKPKLDAIAALKNGNDVADYLNKSFSNGDMQVFAFGSGADFKNASMQIGYTFQSGLGLPTKDYYTDAKYAEQRSAYLDYIAKSLELTGVPSADAKKQAGQVMAFETKLAAASFAPVELRTPEHQYHFVSVKEADKLTPHFSWEKFFDAQGVKVDKGFSLSQPKFFVEFDKLLASAPIDQWQSYLRFHVIDDASPLLSKSFQDNKFDFYGKTLSGQPEQKARWKRVLGAVNGSMGMALGQLYVDKMFKPEAKERAQVLVDNVRNALKARIENLDWMSPETKAKAIAKWSTFLPKIGYPEKWRDWSGLDIKQGDYYGNVMAAAKFNYQYDTNKIGKPTDRKEWGMTPQTVNAYYNPTDNTINFPAAILQPPFFYANGDDAINYGGIGAVIGHEASHGFDDEGSQFDGEGNNVNWWSKADRAKFDERADKLVQQFNAYTPIKDKPDAHVNGQLTLGENIGDLGGLNAAYDALQMALKKNTEEAGSKIDGYTQDQRFFLNWARVWRGNIREKEALLRLNTDPHAPASLRAIGAPSNMDAFATAFQCKPGDAMVRSGDKQVKIW, via the coding sequence ATGTCCAAGCAGTATCTGAAGCCGCTGGCGCTCGCGGTGAGCCTGGCGCTGTCGCTGACCGCGTGCGGCAAGCACGAGGCCGGCCAGAACCCTGCCGCCAGCAGCAGCGCACCCGCCGCCGCCGGCACCACCGCGATGGCCGGCGCGCCGAAGAGCGTGTTCGACGTCAGCGAGCTGGGCGCGATGAACGAGGCCTGCACGGACTTCGACCAGTTCGTCAACGCCAAGTGGGTCGCCGCCAACCCGATCCCGTCCGACCGCACCCGCTGGGGCGCGTTCGACAAGCTGGCCGAGGACAGCCTCAACACCCAGCACGACATCGTCGACGCCGCGGCCAAGAACGCCGCCAGCGCACAGGCCGGCTCGATCCAGCAGAAGATCGGCTACCTGTATGCCTCGGGCATGGACGAAGCGTCCATCGAGAAGGCCGGCTTCGATCCGATCAAGCCCAAGCTCGACGCCATCGCCGCGCTGAAGAACGGCAACGACGTGGCCGACTACCTCAACAAGAGCTTCAGCAACGGCGACATGCAGGTGTTCGCGTTCGGCTCGGGGGCCGATTTCAAGAACGCCTCCATGCAGATCGGCTACACCTTCCAGAGCGGCCTGGGCCTGCCGACCAAGGACTACTATACCGACGCCAAGTACGCCGAGCAGCGCAGCGCGTACCTGGACTACATCGCCAAGTCGCTCGAACTGACCGGCGTGCCCTCGGCCGACGCCAAGAAGCAGGCCGGCCAGGTAATGGCATTCGAAACCAAGCTGGCGGCCGCCTCGTTCGCCCCGGTCGAACTGCGCACGCCCGAGCACCAGTACCACTTCGTCAGCGTCAAGGAAGCGGACAAGCTCACCCCGCACTTCAGCTGGGAGAAATTCTTCGACGCCCAGGGCGTGAAGGTGGACAAGGGCTTCTCGCTGTCGCAGCCGAAGTTCTTCGTCGAGTTCGACAAGCTGCTCGCCAGCGCGCCGATCGACCAGTGGCAGTCCTACCTGCGCTTCCACGTCATCGACGACGCTTCGCCGCTGCTGTCGAAGTCCTTCCAGGACAACAAGTTCGACTTCTACGGCAAGACCCTGTCGGGCCAGCCCGAACAGAAGGCGCGCTGGAAGCGCGTGCTCGGCGCGGTCAACGGCTCGATGGGCATGGCGCTGGGCCAGCTCTACGTCGACAAGATGTTCAAGCCCGAAGCGAAGGAGCGCGCGCAGGTGCTGGTCGACAACGTGCGCAACGCCCTGAAGGCGCGCATCGAGAACCTCGACTGGATGAGCCCGGAAACCAAGGCCAAGGCGATCGCCAAGTGGAGCACCTTCCTGCCGAAGATCGGCTACCCCGAGAAGTGGCGTGACTGGTCCGGCCTGGACATCAAGCAGGGCGACTACTACGGCAACGTGATGGCTGCCGCCAAGTTCAACTACCAGTACGACACCAACAAGATCGGCAAGCCGACCGACCGCAAGGAATGGGGCATGACCCCGCAGACGGTCAACGCGTACTACAACCCGACCGACAACACGATCAACTTCCCGGCCGCGATCCTGCAGCCGCCGTTCTTCTATGCCAACGGCGACGACGCGATCAACTACGGCGGCATCGGCGCGGTGATCGGCCACGAGGCCAGTCACGGCTTCGACGACGAGGGCAGCCAGTTCGATGGCGAAGGCAACAACGTCAACTGGTGGAGCAAGGCCGACCGTGCCAAGTTCGATGAGCGCGCGGACAAGCTGGTGCAGCAGTTCAACGCCTACACCCCGATCAAGGACAAGCCGGACGCACACGTCAACGGCCAGCTGACGCTGGGCGAGAACATCGGCGATCTGGGCGGCCTGAACGCGGCCTATGACGCGCTGCAGATGGCGCTGAAGAAGAACACCGAGGAAGCCGGGTCGAAGATCGACGGCTACACCCAAGACCAGCGTTTCTTCCTCAACTGGGCCCGCGTGTGGCGCGGCAATATCCGCGAGAAGGAAGCGCTGCTGCGCCTCAATACCGACCCGCATGCCCCCGCCTCGCTGCGCGCGATCGGTGCGCCGTCCAACATGGACGCGTTCGCCACTGCGTTCCAGTGCAAGCCGGGCGACGCGATGGTCCGCTCCGGCGACAAGCAGGTGAAGATCTGGTAA
- a CDS encoding Fe2+-dependent dioxygenase, whose translation MLLHIPNVLDRGQVARMRAALDGATWTDGRETVGPQGAKVKRNQQLPETSPLRRELGREVLDALARHPLFHAAVLPQRVLPPRFNRYEGGGHYGSHVDGAVMALPDGGQLRSDVSCTLFLSEPGEYDGGELVINDLYGEHEVKLPAGDAIVYPSSSLHRVQPVTRGARVAAFLWAQSLVRDDAQRQLLLELDSSIQRLTQSGADADALLQLTGVYHNLLRRWSET comes from the coding sequence ATGCTGCTGCACATTCCCAACGTGCTGGATCGCGGGCAGGTCGCGCGCATGCGTGCGGCACTGGACGGCGCCACCTGGACGGACGGCCGCGAAACCGTCGGGCCGCAGGGCGCGAAGGTCAAGCGCAACCAGCAGCTGCCGGAAACCTCGCCGCTGCGGCGGGAGCTCGGTCGCGAGGTACTGGACGCGCTGGCGCGCCATCCGCTCTTCCACGCCGCGGTATTGCCGCAACGCGTGCTGCCGCCACGCTTCAACCGCTACGAGGGCGGCGGGCACTACGGCTCCCACGTGGACGGTGCGGTGATGGCCCTGCCCGACGGCGGCCAGCTGCGTTCGGACGTCTCGTGCACGCTTTTCCTCAGCGAGCCTGGGGAATACGACGGTGGCGAGCTCGTCATCAACGACCTCTACGGCGAGCACGAGGTCAAGCTTCCCGCGGGCGATGCCATCGTCTATCCGTCCAGCAGTCTGCATCGCGTGCAGCCGGTGACACGCGGCGCGCGCGTGGCGGCGTTCCTGTGGGCGCAAAGCCTGGTGCGCGACGATGCCCAGCGCCAGTTGCTGCTCGAACTGGACAGCTCGATCCAGCGCCTGACACAAAGCGGCGCCGACGCCGATGCGCTGCTGCAGCTCACTGGCGTCTATCACAACCTGCTGCGCCGCTGGTCTGAGACATGA